CCGCTGTCAGCGTATCACTGCCGTTTACGGTATCGTCTGTAGAAACAGCCAGGGTGGCTATGGTGGGGGCTACCGTGTCCTTAACAATTATGCTGCTGAACTGGGTCGCAGCATTACCCGCCGCGTCACTGACATCGGCTGTGACAGCAACAGAACCGCTGTCGGCTACGCCTGAAAGATCCGCAGTGCCGCTAAAAGCATTGCCGGTCACGGTGACATCGGTGCTTACACCGCCAATTTCTACAGTTATAGTCTGGTCGTTCTCAACTCCCGTTGTCGTGCCACTGAAAGCCACCGCTGTCAGCGTATCACTGCCGTTTACGGTATCGTCTGTAGAAACAGCCAGGGTGGCTATGGTGGGGGCTACCGTGTCCTTAACAATTATGCTGCTGAACTGGGTCGCAGCATTACCCGCCGCGTCACTGACATCGGCTGTGACAGCAACAGGACCGCTGTCGGCTACGCCTGAAAGATCCGCAGTGCCGCTAAAAGCATTGCTGGTTACGGTGACATCGGTGCTTACACCGCCAATTTTTACAGTTATAGTCTGGTCGTTCTCAACTCCCGTTGTCGTGCCGCTGAAAGCCACCGCTGTCAGCGTATCACTGCTGTTGACGCTATCGTCTCCAGAAACAGCCAAGCTGGCTATGGTTGGCTTGATATTATCAACCGTGAGATTACTGGTATCTGCCGTTGTGGTAAGGTTGCTCGCATCATCGGTGGCGGTGACGGAAACATTGAGGTTGGAGTTCTCAATGCTGCCGGCAACAATGGTATAGCTGGCACTCCAGGTTTCCCCACTGTTGGTGGCCACTACGGCCTCTTCGCCGCCAAAGGCGCTGAAATTAACCGTAACACCTGAAATATCGCTGTTGTTGTCGCCTGTTTCGGTGTTGTTCCATGTAACAGTTACCGTATCCCCGACAATATAGATGCCATCGGTCCCGCTGCCGGTACTGGTGATACTGATATTATCGTCCGTAACCGCAGGTGGCGTGCTATCAACTGTTGCGCCGGTGGTATCTGCCGTTGTGGTACGGTTGTCCGCATCATCGGTGGCGGTGACGGAAACATTGAGGTTGGAGTTCTCAATGCTGCCGGCAACAATGGTATAGCTGGCACTCCAGGTTTCCCCACTGTTGGTGGCCACTACGGCCTCTTCGCCGCCAAAAGCGCTGAAATTAACCGTAACACCTGAAATATCGCTGTTGTTGTCGCCTGCACCTGTATTGTCCCATTCAACGGTTACCGTATCCCCGGCTTTAAAGGCTCCGGCTGTACCACTGGCTCCGCTGATGCTGATGTTTCCATCTGTAACCGTTGGTGCGGTGGTGTCAATGACAATAGCGCTGCCGTCATCTATGTTGGTGGTGGGCGGGGTGGTGTCGGTGAGGGCGTTGCCAGCCAGGTCCCGGACCGTTCCGGCGGTAAAGCTTGAAACCGTCAGGTCTCCGCTGTTGTTCCCTGCCTGGACAGTATAGGTGCCAGTGAGGGTGGTGCCGTCGGCGGCGGCTGTGAGGGTGACGGTCTCCCCGGAGTCCAGAGTGACGGTCATCTGGCCACCGCTCTGAATGTCTTCATTCATGGTGGCGACAATTCCGATGGTGTCCCCTTCTTTGTAGCTGCCGTCGGATTCGGTTGACGTAAATGAGGATACCAGGGGCGCCGTATTGTCAGGGGTGGAAAAATTCCACACAGTCTTGTCCGAAAGTTCGGCCACCGGACTGCCGTTGACATCCAGAATGGCGTTGTCGTCAAACACCACATAATAGCTGGTGTCATCATCCAAAGCATTGAGGGGACCAACGGTCAGGGTGGTGCCGCCCCAGCCGGTTATGTTTGTCATGGGGATGACTTGAACCTCCGAATCGCCGCTGGTTTTCTTGATGGTCAGGTCACCAGTACCCTGATAAACCTCCTCGGAAAAGGTCAAGGTCAGGGTGGGGGTGGAATCGACGCCGGTGCTGTCGTCTAACGGAGTGACGCTTTCCAGTGTGGGTCTGTTCGCATCAATTGAGTCACTACCCTGGGAGATGTCTGTGTCGTAAGTGTTGCTGACATTGCCCCCGCTGTCTTCCACGGTAAAGCTCACAGGTATAAAATAATCAGCCGCCACATCCATGCCTCCGTCGGTAATGGTAAATTGGGCCGTATAGGTAGTCGCATTCGTTTTGCTCAGGTTGGACAGGGTAAATCCGCCGATGGTGCCGTTTATGGTCGTGTAAGTATCCGTATCGCTGTCTACTGTAATGGTGGCAGTTACGGTGTCACCCACATTCATGGGGCTGTTATCAATGGTGACTGCGGTGATAACAGGGGCGTTGGCATCAATGGAATCACTGCCCTGGGAAATGGCCGTGGTGTAGGCGGTGCCGGTATTACCGGCAGTATCGGTAATGGTAATATCCACTGGAATGTCATTGCCGGCCACCACATCGGCTCCGCCCTGGGTGACGGTGAATTCGGCCTCATAGGTAGTGTCATCCACCTTTGTCAGGTTGGACAGGGCAAATCCGCCGATGGTGCCGTTTATGATGGTGTAGGTGTCTGTATCACTGTTCACGGTGATCGTAGCCGTGACTGTATCTCCCACGGACATGGCCGTATCCAGAATGGTGACATTGGCAATCACAGGGGCGGAAGTATCAATCGCCTGCACGGACTGGGTGGCCGCGGTATTGCTGTTGCCCGCCCCATCAACGGCAACGTCGGCAGCCACATCCACGGTAATGTCTGTGGTGCTGTCGGCATCAGGTGCCACAACCAGGGTATAAACCGTATCGGAAACCGCCGTAAAAATGCCTTTGCTGCCGCCGGTCACGTCTACATCATCAGCCGTAAACCCGGTTACTGCCTCGCTGAAGGTGAAGGTGTAGGTCACATCCCCTGTGGCCGTGCCCGCCGTATTATCGGTGATGGCGACTGTCGGGGCCTCGGTATCAACCGCCTGCACGGACTGGGTGGCCGCGGTATTACTGTTGCCCGCCCCATCGGTGGCGACATCGGCAGCCACATCCACGGTAATGTCTGTGGTGCTGTCGGCATCAGGTGCCACAACAAGGGTATAAACCGTATCGGAAACCGCCGTAAAAATGCCTTTGCTGCCGCCGGTCACGTCTACATCATCAGCCGTAAACCCGGTTACTGCCTCGCTGAAGGTGAAGGTGTAGGTCACATCCCCTGTGGCCGTGCCCGCCGTATTATCGGTGATGGCGACTGTCGGGGCCTCGGTATCAACTGCCTGCACGGACTGGGTGGCCGCGGTATTGCTGTTGCCCGCCCCATCGGTGGCGACATCGGCAGCCACATCCACGGTAATGTCTGTGGTGCTGTCGGCATCAGGTGCCACAACCAGAGTATAAACCGTATCGGAAACCGCCGTAAAGTCTCCCTTGCTGCCCCCGGTCACGTCTACATCGTCAGCCGTAAATCCGGTTACCGGCTCGCTGAAGGTAAAGGTGTAGGTCACATCGCCTGTAGCCGTACCATCAGTATTGTCGGTGATGGCTACTGTGGGCGGCGTATTGTCCGGGGTGGCAAAATTCCATTCCGTCTTGTCCGTAATCGGGGAGGTCAGGCTGCCGCCGGCATCCAAAATAGAATTGTCGTCAAACACCACATAGTATCCGGTATCCTCTGCAAAACTACCGCCCGGATTGACGGTCAGGGTTGTTGTGCCCCAGCCGGTTATCCTTGGGTCTGTAATGGAGATGACTTCAAATTCCGAATCATCGCTGGTGAGTTTGATGGTCAGATTGCCGATGGAGCCTTGATAAACCGCTTCGGAAAAGGTGAGGATCAGGTTGGCGTCAACAGCAACGCCAGTCGCACCATCCCCGGGAGTAACGCTGTCCAGGGTGGGCCTGTTGGCATCAATGGGGTCGCTGTTCTGGGAGATGTCCGTTGTGTAGGTGCTGCTGACATTACCGGCAGTATCGGTAATAGTAATATCCACTGATATGTCCGTGGTATCGGCCACATCTGTTCCGCCATCAGTGATGGTAAACTGGGCCGTGTACTCGGTATCGCTGACCTTTGTCAGATTGGACAGGGCAAATCCGTCGATGGTCCCGGTTATGCTGGTATAGGTATCGGTATCACTGTCCACGGTGATGGTGGCGGTTACAGTATCCCCCACGGACATGGCCGTGTCCGGGATGCTCACGGACTGAATTTCCGGCACATGGGTATCCACCCTTATGATCACGGCCGGGCTTTTGTCCCCGCCGTTAACACTGTAGCGAACCGCCAGCGTTTCCGCATCCCCGGCCGCTTCGATCACGAACGACGGGATTGTGATCTCGACCTGGTCATCGGTGTTGATATGGGCCGCGGTGATGGTTTCCTGGTAGGTCTGCCCACTCCAGTAGACAGTAACCGTATCCCCCTCACTGACATCACTCAACGCAACAACCACGCCCGCGTCTTTTTCCTGGGCCGTAATTCCCCCGCCGCGAGCCGCGTCTATCACCGGGGGCTTGAGCAGAAGGTCACTGAGATTTGCCGTGTTGCCGCTCTCCCCGGTCGTGTAATTGTCAATTCCCTGCTGAAGCAGTTCTACGCCGTCCTGGGTTAATCCCAGTTCACTGTCTTCCGAATCCTGGATTTCGACAATGGTGGATTTAATCTGCTCAATGGTTTCCTCAACGCTGCCAGTGTTCTCGTCCACGCCGGAAAGCATGGCCAGAACATTTCCGTATTGCTCACTGGCTTCCAGGCCGTCGCTGCTGTCGTAATTTTCCTCCGTCACCGTGGTGACCGGGCCGTTGATGTCGTCCACGTCGAACAGGTTCCCGACTTTTTCGTTAAAGGCCAGGTCATCCGCCGTAAGATTAAGGTTATCTTCATCAATACCCGCCAGTTGAACCGCCAGTTCCGTAAGGGGGCTGACGGTGAGTGATACGTTGCCCTCACCGTCGGTCAGGGCCATGGCCCTGAGGGCCGTACCCAGGTTCTTCATAGTGCCTGTGGTCTCATCCGTATAGTCATTCTCTGTATTGAGATCACTCACCTTGGCAAAGACAATACCTGTGTATCCGTTGGTGATTTGATAGGAAAAACTTCCCGTTGAAAAATCATGATCTGTTTCAACAATGAGATTTCCGCTCTGGTCGTACAATTCCACCCGCAAAGTAGAGGTAAAGGTTCCGGCTGCGGCATTGATGGTGATGAAATAAGAGGAGGTATCCACGGCCTGCACCGACTGGGCCGCAGCGATATTGCCGTTGTCCGCCGCATCTGTGGCTACATTAGCTGCAACATCCACGGTAATGTCTGTGGTGCTGCCCGCATCGGGTTTCACAACCAGGGTGTAAACTGTACCGGAAACCGCCGTAAAGTCACCCTTGCTGCCGCCGGTCACGTCTACATCATCAGCCGTAAACCCGGTTACCGCCTCGCTGAAGGTGAAGGTGTAGGTCACATCGTCTGTGGCCGTGCCTGGGGTATCGTCCGTGATGGTTACGGTGGGGGCCGTGGTATCGATGACGGTGGATTTTCCTCCTCCGCCCCTGGAATCAGCGGCCACCGCAAGACCGATGCCGCCTGCGGCGGTAAGCCCGGCTATCCAGCCTGCGGACATGCCTGGGTCACCAGCCTCCCATACCACCAGCACACCGGAATCAACGTCTTCAGGGACTGCCAGGTCACCGGCCACAGCCATGTCGTCAGGCGGTGCTTCGGAACCGTCCGCACTGAAAAGGGTATCGGATTCCGCGGCAAAGAATTCTTCCACCTGGGCCACGGTTTCCCCGTCCACCTCGACTTCAAGGGTCTCACCTTTTTTCTTGAGCACCAGATCCTCTGGTGGTGCGCCCGTTTCCGTATCCTTGATCGTATAAATCGCCCCGGGTTCAGCTGTAATGATTACCGATGGATCCAAAGGATATTCGACGACTTGATTACCTTTTTGCTTTTCAATCAATACAAGCATTTGTCACCTCTTTACTTAATTGAACCTGATATTGCTGTCCCGATTTTATTATGAGATCGTGTATTCAGAATTAGGACTGAAGAATATATACCGGAAAATCAATCTTCATGCTCTCCATGATTTTAATTGGGAAAATACTTCAATAGTAATTTTGATTTTTTGATTTTAGATCGCCTCTATTTTTGCACTATTGTATAAAAAAACAATGGCTTTAGCAACCACAACTACCCAATTATTGCCAAGATTGATTAAGGGTCTCTTTGCGATTTTCCTGGGCACGGCAGGCTATTTCTCCCGGAAAGATTCCGCAAGGGTTTTGCGCAGCGGTTTCAACAGGATATCCAGAACAGTTCGTCTTCAGGAACGTGTCCTTCGCAAGTATTCGTACTTTCTGAAATCATTGACAAATTTGTATACGCCTGCCAAGTTGGAGTCATGATGAAAATGCTTGGAAATTTTGTTTTATTCATATGGCTGAAGTTCAAAGTCACTTCGAATCTCGCTGCCGAAAACCTTGCGCTTCGCCACCAATTGGCCGTAATGAAAAGGACGAACAAGCGGCCGAAAATTCGAATGGTGGATCGGCTCTTCTGGGTTTTGCTTTCCCGAATTTGGACTCCTTGGCGTAAATCTCTCATCATTGTAAAGTCGGATACTGTTGTCTACTGGCATCGCAAGGGTTTCAAACTTTTCTGGAAATTCAAATCCAAAGGCCCGGGAAGGCCTCAAGTCAGTCGTGAAATCAGTGATCTGGTCAGGAGGATGGCTGCAGCCAATCCAAACTGGGGTGCGCCCAGGATTCATGGGGAATTGCTCAGCCTGGGGTTCGAGGTTTCCGAACGAACCGTATCGAACCTGATGCCCCGACATCCGCCGAATTCAAAGCCGTCTCAAACCTGGCGGACTTTCTTGAAAAATCATATTAACAAGTGTTCGATTGACTTTTTCACTGTTCCAACAGTCACCTTTAATATTCTGTTCGTCCTGGTGATCCTCAGCCACAGCCGCCGCAAAGTCGTACATTTCAATATAACCTCAAATCCGACGGCCGAGTGGACAACCCAACAGATCGTGGAGGCCTTCCCCTGGGATACGGCACCGAAGTATCTGATGCGGGATCGGGATGCAATCTATGGCGTTTTTTTTCCGCAATCGAGTGAAAAACATGGGCATCAAAGAAGTGGTCTCGGCCCCGCAAAGCCCTTGGCAAAACCCTTTTGTTGAACGGGTGATCGGCTCGATCAGACGAGAATGTGCAAACAATGTCATCGTACTGAACCAAGGACATCTGAAAAACATTCTTTGCGCGTATTTCCAATATTATCATAACGACAGAACACATTTGAGCCTTGGAAAAAATACGCCCAACGGTCGGCCGATCCAACCCAGACCTGTCGGCAAATGCAAGATAATTGATTTGCCGCGTATTGGTGGATTACATCATCGATACGAGTGGAAGAAAGCGGCCTGAAAACTCAAATCGTTCTGATATCAAAAGCATCGAACGGTCTTTGCGATCTGTGCTCAGAATCGACCTCAATTAAAAATTTCACATTGAATCCGTCTTTTCAAATAAACTGGACAGTGGGTATTTCATTCAATCGTACATTCCGCACTCAATTTTATGGTTCTTTGACAATTTATTCAGCGTTTGCACAGCTCTTACGGAACAAAAAAGCATTCCGGCGGGACGTCCAAGGCTCTAAGGTACTGCACTTGAGTATCATTTAGCGGCTTTGCTAATTTTCGTTGTCTTCCAACGGTTATAACTAATATGCTAAGAAACTTCGTAGTCATCATAAAGGCCGTCGGACTATTTGTGGGCTTTTTTTTCCAGCCAGGCAACCGTTTCCCCGTCTTTTTTACATGCAGCTTCAAGTTTCGTTCTATTAGCCGCCAGAGCAACAAAGAAAGCAGGAGAATTAGCCCAAGCGCTTCCACCCGTTTCGGCTTCTTCAGAAAGATGGCATTCACAATGGCTGGATCTTTCAGGAACCCGAAATTTTTTTCGATCCCATCCTGTTCTTTGTAAAGCCTGAGGAGCTCGACTCCTGGCCACTCCTGTTCGTCAGCCTGGGCCGGAACGTTGGTTATGAGTACAAAACAGCCCGCTTCAAGTCTGATCTTTTCTGTTTTTTCTGGATCTTCTTCGACAGTTGCCTTCAGTTCATATTCAATGGATTTCGGCTTCCTGGCTTCCCCTTTTTTGGGACGTCCTTTGCCGTATTTGGGTACGTCAATGATCTCTGCTCGCAAGTTGTAAAGGCTTTTGTCTGCTGCTTTGACCAAAGTGCCGGCTGCCACCTCTGCATCCGGGCGACATTTGAAGGGTTGGAGAGTCGCCTCTTTGATTTTCTTTTCCAGCTGGTCTTTGCTGGTTTTTAATATTCGGTCGATGCGTTTCTGACGCCTTTTATCATGGGCACTGGAGTGATATACAATGGCCCGGTAGGCCCCATCACCAATGGTAGCGGTTGTTTCATAATAACGATAGGATGCGGGCGGTTTCTTTTCGCTTTGGCTTTCGGCCAAAGCCCCAATATCAACCCAGTTGTCGGCTGCAACAGCCTGGGCAATGGCATGCTTACATTCATTGAAATTAGCTGGCAATCGGCTTAAAAAACGGATGCCGTTTCCCTCCGCAGCTATAAGATTATCTGTGGTCACAAAGGCTGAATCTGCAACATAAATGGAGGCACCGGGCTTGAACCCATGTTCGGCCATGTGTGATGAGATATGAGATAAAAGCTCATTGTTCAGGGTCTTGTCTGAAGCATTCCCGTCCTGGGTTTTTCCTATGATCGGAATATTTCGGTCTACACACAACATGGACACCATGAACTGCTTCAAATCCGGACGTTTATCCTTGCTGTAACCGTAGGTGATATTCAATTGCGTATCGGGGTGATCTTCGTAAGCGCCAAAGACGGAGACAGAGGTCGTATCAAAGTGGTGGTGGCGCGTATCCAGTTTAAAACAACCAATGGCGTTTTGGGAAATCTGGGAAAATATCTTTTGAGTTCCAGTCTCAAAAAGTTTGTCCAATACCCGCCCCAGATTTGTGTCGTTAAATTTATCGGGGCTGATGGGTTTGCCAAAAAGCAACTCGGTATCCATTTCGTCGAAAGCTTCTTCAAGTCTGTACAAAGGAGTCCTTCCGGAGACCGTATCCATAATCATCCCAAGCACCGCATCACCTGGCGATAGATCCATTTTGCTATCTGTCATGGTATTGATCGTTTCAACCAGATTGATACGTTTGGCGTACTCTTTGAAAATCGGAAGAAATTTTACATCTGTGAAATTCCATTCCTCGGTACCTGGGATGTTCATATTTTGCTCCCTCTTCGTTTTGAGTTTTTTTTGGGGAGCACCATAAACTAAATAATTGGTGTTTGTCTAGACAAACTTTTTTTATTTATTATACTTTTGTGAAGTGTTTGAAAATCAGGTTAACATGTTGATTTTATATTATTTAAAATTGTATGTGTTTTGTCGATTGAAGGTGCGGAAAATACGTTCAATCGCTGCACAGAGGAGAATATTTTTTCGACAAATTTACCACGGATTAATTTTTGCGAAGGACAAGTGCGAATACAAACGGAATCATCAAGCCTACTATGCCGACGGCATTGTTCCCGCTACTAAAAATTCAAAGTCGACGGATAGAGGGTCAAAGCTCCGGGTCGTCAAATAAAACTACCAGGCAGATCAAAATAATGGCGAGATCGAAAAATGCAAAAGAGCCGCACCCAAATCAGAATGCTTCTTGTTTAGAGAACATCATGAAGACGATAGGAAATCTTTTATAAATTAGTGGCGCAATACAAAAATTTTGCGCAGAATACTCACATAACATCAGCTTTTAGCTTCATCAAGTATTTTACGGACCATTTTTACCAAGTCAGCCTGATCTATTGGTTTGTATGCAAACGCTTTAATGCCGAGATCAGCAGCCGACTTATCCGACATTTTTTTGCTGTACCCGGTAAATAGAATAACCGGTATATCCTGTCTGATTTTCATTAATTCAGCCGCCAATTTATCTCCTGTCATCTTCGGCATGGTCATATCCGTTATAACCAGATCAAAATTGTCAGGTTTTTCCTGAAACAGATCCAAAGCTTCGACGCTGCTGATGCTACAGGTTACCGAATACCCAAACCGTTCGAGCATTTGACAGCACATATGGGCAATGCTGGGTTCATCATCAACAAACAGTATTCTTTCGGAGCCGGTGGGTAAATCCTCTTTCACATATGGATCGCAGCTTTGGCTGGTTTTAATGATAGGCAGGTAAATCGAAAATATAGAGCCTTGACCTAATTCACTGAAAACTTCGATATCTCCACCATATTTTTCAACTATGCCATGAACCAAAGCCAATCCGAGACCAGTACCTTCTCCGGGTTCTTTGGTCGTAAAATAAGGATCAAATATTGACCCGATAATTTTTGGAGAAATTCCGCTGCCTGTGTCTGATACACTCAATTTAATATAATCACCGGGTTTCACATCCAGCACCTGAGTTGAACCACACTCTTCAAATCTAACATCGTCCAGCACAATCTTCATTAGACCGCCGCTCTCTTCCATAGCATGCATTGCATTTGTACATAGGTTCATGAGAATTTGGTGCAACTGAGTTGGATTCCCCATGATTGATGATTCACTTTTTATTTTTTGTTGTATTTCGATTGAAGTTGGGATGGAAGATCTTAAAAATTGAAGTGCTTCTTCTACAATGTTTTTTGCCTTTACCGGTTTGACCTCTTCATCCGACTTACTCGCAATCGTCAGAATTTGTTTTACCAAATCCTTAGCCCTTTTTCCGGCCTTATAGACCTCTTGCAAATCATCTTCGATAGTGGAACCTTTTTGAACCCCATCTAAAGCAATTTCTGTGAATCCGATAATTGCTGAAAGGATATTGTTAAAATCATGAGCAACTCCACCAGCTAGATTTCCTAAGGATTCAAGTTTCTGAGCATGCAAAAGCTGGACATTTAATCTGGCGCTTTCCTCTTGAGCTGTTTTAAGTTCGGTGATATCCTCTGATATGCCTAACAAGTACAAGGGGTTGCCATCCGCATCAAATAACGGTACTTTTTTAGTGTGCAATATACGCTTCTTTTTGCTGCAGGTTAGTATCTCCTCCTCTGGAATATCTATAATTTCCTTTTTTTCTAGAACTGTTCGATCCTGCTGTGTAAAAAAATCAGCCTGATCTTTTGGAAAGAAATCATAGTCGGTCTTGCCCAATATTTTTTCTCTTGAATAACCTAAAAGATTTTCTCCTGCCTTGTTCAAACTAACAAATCGAAGTTCGTTAGCATCTTTTAGGAAAATCATGTCGGGTATATTTTCAATAATTGAATCAAGAAACGAATTTGCCCTACGCAATTCCTCTTCTGTCTCTTGTCTAACCAGGATCTCTTTTTCCAGCTGCAGCGTTTTTTTCTCAAGCTTTCTCACAAGTCTTTCGTTATAAAGTTTGAGTATTTCCTCTTCATGCATCGGTTCAGATTTTGGTTCTATATTTCTATTGTCAGCAGATTTGGCCGCACCCTGAATCGTCTCGATAAGAACATCAGGCTCACAGGGTTTGACAATGAACCGGTCCGCACCGATTTTTATAGCAAATGCCTCATCCTTTGGCCCCGTATATGTAGCAGTATAAAAAATGAAAGGTATGTGGCGCAAATTTTCATCTGTTTTTACTTTCCTGCATAATTGAAAACCATCCATAACCGGCATGAGAATATCGCTGATAATCAGATCAAAATCTTCGGTCTTGATTTTTTCAAGGGCCTCAGCACCATTTTCAGCCACCTCGACTTCATACCCATTTCCAATTAACAGGGACTGAAGCAGATAGCGGCCTTCCTCCATGTCATCAACGATAAGAGCTCTCATATCAGTCCTCCTTATGACCGCCATCTTTGCTTAAATACGATTTTATTTCATTCACAAAAGTGTCCGGGTTAATCGGTTTTTCGATATAACCGGTAGCACCAGCACCCAAGATTTTTTCTCGATCCCCAGCCATTGCATACGAGGTCACGGCGATGATCGGAACCCCTTGAATTGCTTCGTGTCTCTTAAGTTCTTCAGCCACAGCATAGCCGTCCATTTCAGGCAACTGAATGTCCAACAATATGGCGCTCGGCTTATGGCGTAACGCTTTTTCAAT
Above is a window of uncultured Desulfobacter sp. DNA encoding:
- a CDS encoding IS1634 family transposase, with protein sequence MNIPGTEEWNFTDVKFLPIFKEYAKRINLVETINTMTDSKMDLSPGDAVLGMIMDTVSGRTPLYRLEEAFDEMDTELLFGKPISPDKFNDTNLGRVLDKLFETGTQKIFSQISQNAIGCFKLDTRHHHFDTTSVSVFGAYEDHPDTQLNITYGYSKDKRPDLKQFMVSMLCVDRNIPIIGKTQDGNASDKTLNNELLSHISSHMAEHGFKPGASIYVADSAFVTTDNLIAAEGNGIRFLSRLPANFNECKHAIAQAVAADNWVDIGALAESQSEKKPPASYRYYETTATIGDGAYRAIVYHSSAHDKRRQKRIDRILKTSKDQLEKKIKEATLQPFKCRPDAEVAAGTLVKAADKSLYNLRAEIIDVPKYGKGRPKKGEARKPKSIEYELKATVEEDPEKTEKIRLEAGCFVLITNVPAQADEQEWPGVELLRLYKEQDGIEKNFGFLKDPAIVNAIFLKKPKRVEALGLILLLSLLLWRLIERNLKLHVKKTGKRLPGWKKKPTNSPTAFMMTTKFLSILVITVGRQRKLAKPLNDTQVQYLRALDVPPECFFVP
- a CDS encoding integrase core domain-containing protein, which codes for MGIKEVVSAPQSPWQNPFVERVIGSIRRECANNVIVLNQGHLKNILCAYFQYYHNDRTHLSLGKNTPNGRPIQPRPVGKCKIIDLPRIGGLHHRYEWKKAA
- a CDS encoding Ig-like domain-containing protein; translation: MLVLIEKQKGNQVVEYPLDPSVIITAEPGAIYTIKDTETGAPPEDLVLKKKGETLEVEVDGETVAQVEEFFAAESDTLFSADGSEAPPDDMAVAGDLAVPEDVDSGVLVVWEAGDPGMSAGWIAGLTAAGGIGLAVAADSRGGGGKSTVIDTTAPTVTITDDTPGTATDDVTYTFTFSEAVTGFTADDVDVTGGSKGDFTAVSGTVYTLVVKPDAGSTTDITVDVAANVATDAADNGNIAAAQSVQAVDTSSYFITINAAAGTFTSTLRVELYDQSGNLIVETDHDFSTGSFSYQITNGYTGIVFAKVSDLNTENDYTDETTGTMKNLGTALRAMALTDGEGNVSLTVSPLTELAVQLAGIDEDNLNLTADDLAFNEKVGNLFDVDDINGPVTTVTEENYDSSDGLEASEQYGNVLAMLSGVDENTGSVEETIEQIKSTIVEIQDSEDSELGLTQDGVELLQQGIDNYTTGESGNTANLSDLLLKPPVIDAARGGGITAQEKDAGVVVALSDVSEGDTVTVYWSGQTYQETITAAHINTDDQVEITIPSFVIEAAGDAETLAVRYSVNGGDKSPAVIIRVDTHVPEIQSVSIPDTAMSVGDTVTATITVDSDTDTYTSITGTIDGFALSNLTKVSDTEYTAQFTITDGGTDVADTTDISVDITITDTAGNVSSTYTTDISQNSDPIDANRPTLDSVTPGDGATGVAVDANLILTFSEAVYQGSIGNLTIKLTSDDSEFEVISITDPRITGWGTTTLTVNPGGSFAEDTGYYVVFDDNSILDAGGSLTSPITDKTEWNFATPDNTPPTVAITDNTDGTATGDVTYTFTFSEPVTGFTADDVDVTGGSKGDFTAVSDTVYTLVVAPDADSTTDITVDVAADVATDGAGNSNTAATQSVQAVDTEAPTVAITDNTAGTATGDVTYTFTFSEAVTGFTADDVDVTGGSKGIFTAVSDTVYTLVVAPDADSTTDITVDVAADVATDGAGNSNTAATQSVQAVDTEAPTVAITDNTAGTATGDVTYTFTFSEAVTGFTADDVDVTGGSKGIFTAVSDTVYTLVVAPDADSTTDITVDVAADVAVDGAGNSNTAATQSVQAIDTSAPVIANVTILDTAMSVGDTVTATITVNSDTDTYTIINGTIGGFALSNLTKVDDTTYEAEFTVTQGGADVVAGNDIPVDITITDTAGNTGTAYTTAISQGSDSIDANAPVITAVTIDNSPMNVGDTVTATITVDSDTDTYTTINGTIGGFTLSNLSKTNATTYTAQFTITDGGMDVAADYFIPVSFTVEDSGGNVSNTYDTDISQGSDSIDANRPTLESVTPLDDSTGVDSTPTLTLTFSEEVYQGTGDLTIKKTSGDSEVQVIPMTNITGWGGTTLTVGPLNALDDDTSYYVVFDDNAILDVNGSPVAELSDKTVWNFSTPDNTAPLVSSFTSTESDGSYKEGDTIGIVATMNEDIQSGGQMTVTLDSGETVTLTAAADGTTLTGTYTVQAGNNSGDLTVSSFTAGTVRDLAGNALTDTTPPTTNIDDGSAIVIDTTAPTVTDGNISISGASGTAGAFKAGDTVTVEWDNTGAGDNNSDISGVTVNFSAFGGEEAVVATNSGETWSASYTIVAGSIENSNLNVSVTATDDADNRTTTADTTGATVDSTPPAVTDDNISITSTGSGTDGIYIVGDTVTVTWNNTETGDNNSDISGVTVNFSAFGGEEAVVATNSGETWSASYTIVAGSIENSNLNVSVTATDDASNLTTTADTSNLTVDNIKPTIASLAVSGDDSVNSSDTLTAVAFSGTTTGVENDQTITVKIGGVSTDVTVTSNAFSGTADLSGVADSGPVAVTADVSDAAGNAATQFSSIIVKDTVAPTIATLAVSTDDTVNGSDTLTAVAFSGTTTGVENDQTITVEIGGVSTDVTVTGNAFSGTADLSGVADSGSVAVTADVSDAAGNAATQFSSIIVKDTVAPTIATLAVSTDDTVNGSDTLTAVAFSGTTTGVENDQTITVEIGGVSTDVTVTGNAFSGTADLSGVSDSDAVAVTADVSDAAGNAATQFSGTIVKDTDTSNTIYVTEDNTMSGALTAGVVDVIVWNGLFEVDFDSDNDGTSDFIQGEDKINIAASNLYGNGGQNWYRTTMIISRPDSSIYSMCLVTNDMGLHQSTNGVFYNTMMRSMTNTMTIFVSGEIDTGAVGYPESGTIPAGEALAYGLPDNLVIEDFILTS
- a CDS encoding integrase codes for the protein MMKMLGNFVLFIWLKFKVTSNLAAENLALRHQLAVMKRTNKRPKIRMVDRLFWVLLSRIWTPWRKSLIIVKSDTVVYWHRKGFKLFWKFKSKGPGRPQVSREISDLVRRMAAANPNWGAPRIHGELLSLGFEVSERTVSNLMPRHPPNSKPSQTWRTFLKNHINKCSIDFFTVPTVTFNILFVLVILSHSRRKVVHFNITSNPTAEWTTQQIVEAFPWDTAPKYLMRDRDAIYGVFFPQSSEKHGHQRSGLGPAKPLAKPFC